A single region of the Plantactinospora soyae genome encodes:
- a CDS encoding MFS transporter: MPLFTRSGRSVPGRLVGTVIRAVRLLFRGSLGSARWTTRRVARVREKGAGGETGMVRLFDLHAASCAGDTLITIGLAGTIFFNAPLGEARSKVALYLLITMVPFALLAPVVGPLLDHFRHGRRYALAATMLGRAFLAWLISDYIHGFGLYPAAFGVLALSRAYGVARSAAVPRLLPERMGLSQAGARASVYGSIAGGLVAPIGLAAFWFGPQWPLRVASVIFLIGMVIALRLPPRADSDPPEVVPRAFQAFRKGRNGRERALGRGGPAGRLVIGALVGSATLRGLYGFLLLFLAFAIKAGDVDTDLFGRRLSDEAALGVVGGGLAIGTFLATAVGTRLRIHRPVALQAAGLVVVTAVGVLATLRFSLLLVALLCLVTAVISGIAKLAVDASIQERVRERLRATAFAHSETALMLAFVAGGALGLIPVDGRVGIGVLTGIAALATVRALIVAGRLRNERLSGRAMADSDQPDGDVPDTDGPDDGRPGPDRPAPDRAGPEQPGARRPTDEDPTPVSPAPPVDPPTAGPANGGPDDGDEDPDLAPPGYHIYRPSSAVTGPGPGDEGSRRESRGP, encoded by the coding sequence ATGCCGCTGTTCACCCGCTCTGGGCGGTCGGTCCCCGGGCGCCTCGTCGGCACCGTCATCCGGGCCGTCAGGCTGCTGTTTCGCGGCTCACTGGGCAGCGCACGCTGGACGACCCGCCGGGTCGCCCGGGTACGCGAGAAGGGCGCCGGCGGGGAGACCGGCATGGTCCGGCTGTTCGACCTGCACGCCGCCTCCTGTGCCGGCGACACGTTGATCACGATCGGCCTGGCCGGAACGATCTTCTTCAACGCCCCGCTGGGCGAGGCGCGCAGCAAGGTCGCGCTCTACCTGTTGATCACCATGGTCCCCTTCGCACTCCTCGCCCCGGTGGTGGGGCCGCTGCTCGACCACTTCCGGCACGGGCGCCGCTACGCACTGGCCGCCACCATGCTCGGGCGGGCCTTCCTCGCCTGGCTGATCTCGGACTACATCCACGGCTTCGGGCTCTACCCGGCCGCCTTCGGCGTACTGGCGCTGTCCCGGGCGTACGGCGTGGCCCGCTCGGCGGCCGTACCCCGACTGCTGCCGGAGCGGATGGGGCTGTCCCAGGCCGGCGCCCGGGCCAGCGTGTACGGCTCGATCGCCGGTGGCCTGGTCGCCCCGATCGGACTGGCCGCCTTCTGGTTCGGTCCACAGTGGCCGCTACGGGTCGCCTCGGTGATCTTCCTGATCGGCATGGTGATCGCGCTGCGCCTGCCGCCCCGGGCCGACTCCGACCCGCCGGAGGTCGTACCCCGGGCCTTCCAGGCGTTCCGGAAGGGGCGGAACGGGCGTGAACGGGCGCTCGGCCGGGGTGGGCCGGCCGGCCGGCTGGTGATCGGTGCCCTCGTCGGCAGCGCCACCCTGCGCGGCCTCTACGGCTTCCTGCTGCTCTTCCTCGCCTTCGCCATCAAGGCCGGCGACGTGGACACCGACCTGTTCGGCCGGCGGCTCAGTGACGAGGCGGCGCTCGGGGTGGTCGGCGGCGGGCTCGCGATCGGCACGTTCCTGGCCACCGCGGTCGGCACCCGGCTGCGCATCCACCGGCCCGTGGCGTTGCAGGCCGCCGGCCTGGTCGTGGTCACCGCCGTCGGGGTGCTGGCCACGCTCCGGTTCTCCCTGCTGCTGGTCGCACTGCTCTGCCTGGTCACCGCCGTGATCAGCGGCATCGCCAAGCTGGCCGTCGACGCCTCCATTCAGGAACGGGTCCGGGAACGGCTTCGAGCGACCGCGTTCGCCCACTCCGAAACCGCCCTGATGCTCGCCTTCGTCGCCGGGGGTGCCCTGGGCCTGATCCCGGTCGACGGCCGGGTCGGGATCGGCGTACTGACCGGGATCGCGGCGTTGGCCACGGTCCGGGCCCTGATCGTCGCCGGGCGGCTACGGAACGAGCGGCTGTCCGGACGGGCCATGGCCGACAGCGACCAGCCGGACGGCGACGTACCCGACACCGACGGACCCGACGACGGACGGCCCGGACCGGACCGACCGGCCCCGGACCGGGCCGGACCGGAGCAGCCCGGTGCGCGGCGGCCGACCGACGAGGACCCCACGCCGGTCTCGCCGGCTCCGCCGGTCGACCCGCCGACCGCCGGCCCGGCCAACGGCGGACCCGACGACGGCGACGAGGATCCGGATCTCGCGCCGCCCGGCTACCACATCTACCGGCCGTCCTCGGCGGTCACCGGCCCCGGGCCGGGCGACGAGGGCTCCCGCCGGGAATCCCGGGGGCCGTAG
- a CDS encoding futalosine hydrolase: MDDGVLIVTAVPAEADAVRAGLVGDAVTVEPVGVGPAAAAAGTARLIALAEAAGRPYRAVLSAGIGGGFPGLAPVGSIVVATRSVAADLGAESPDGFLTLDELGFGATSAPADPALLEILRSGLPHAVTGAVLTLGTVTGTTATTLALLARHPDAVAEAMEGYGVAVAAAGAGLPFAELRAVSNPIGPRDRSAWRIGDAFAALTAAATVLGKELAG, translated from the coding sequence GTGGACGACGGGGTACTTATCGTCACGGCCGTTCCCGCCGAGGCCGACGCGGTCCGGGCCGGGCTGGTCGGCGACGCGGTGACCGTCGAGCCGGTCGGGGTGGGTCCGGCGGCGGCCGCCGCCGGCACGGCCCGGCTGATCGCGCTGGCCGAGGCGGCCGGACGGCCGTACCGGGCGGTGCTCAGTGCCGGGATCGGCGGCGGATTCCCCGGCCTCGCCCCGGTCGGATCGATCGTCGTCGCGACCCGCAGCGTCGCCGCCGACCTCGGCGCCGAATCACCGGACGGCTTCCTCACCCTGGACGAGCTGGGCTTCGGCGCCACCTCCGCCCCGGCCGACCCGGCCCTGCTGGAGATCCTGCGCAGCGGACTGCCGCACGCGGTCACCGGCGCGGTCCTCACCCTCGGCACCGTGACCGGAACCACGGCGACCACCCTGGCCCTGCTCGCCCGGCACCCGGACGCGGTGGCCGAGGCCATGGAGGGGTACGGGGTGGCCGTCGCCGCCGCCGGTGCCGGGTTGCCCTTCGCCGAGCTGCGGGCCGTCTCCAACCCGATCGGCCCGCGTGACCGGTCGGCGTGGCGGATCGGCGACGCCTTCGCCGCCCTGACCGCCGCCGCGACCGTACTCGGCAAGGAACTCGCCGGATAG